The region CATCATAAATTCTAAAGCGGTTTTAATAGCAAGGTGTACTACTTTAAAAACCTTTGAAAATCAAGACTATCAATACTTTAAAACACTTTAGCCAATTTTAATCGGACAACACTATTTTTAAATATTAAATAAGTTAAATAATTGTAAATCAATATTTTGATTAATGTGTTAAAAGAATGATGTGTTCGGTTTTTGGTGCTTAAATAACTAATTAATTTTATAAATATAGCTAGGCTGATGGGGGTCAGTTAATTATATCTTAATAGTATTTAATATTGTACTGTTAATTATAAATACATTTTACCATGTCAAAAAAAATACTTCTGGTATATAATGACCAAGGTGTGTCATTTCTACTAAAAAAGATGTTAAAATCACCAAATATAGATATTACCATTAAAAGAACATATGAAGAAGTTGCCTATGCAATCTCAAAGAATCGTTACAATCTTATTTTAACGGATGCGGTTATTAACGGTAACTTTTTTTTTCAGTACATAGAAGATCTAAGGTTTAACGCTCCAAAAACGCGCATCGTAGTAATGTCTCAAATGTCTCAATCTTCTATGACGGCAAGTTTAGAAAAAATGGGTGTCAAAGATTTTATTTCACTACCAGCGCCTATTCCTGCAATAAAAGAGCTAATTTCTAAGTATATATTATGACTGTCTTAACAATAACATATCTAGTTATTACATTATTTTCAATAACATTATTAGGTTTATGGTTTTCTTTATTAAACCGTATGGGTAATGATGAATTAGAAGAGAAGCAATATCTAAGATTAGAGGAAAACCTTATAGACGGCATTGCCTCTAGCTATTCAGAAGACTCTAATGAGTTAGCTATAAAAAAACTGCAGTACGCGTCTCGATATATGAAATATAATAAGAGCAAGTTTAGTAGTGTTGCTTATGTTTTTTTAAAAGTTAATTGTGTTTTTAAATTTTCTAAAAGCACTAATTTAAAAACACTTTTTCATCATTTAGGATTGAATACTGATTTGCGTAAAAAATTACAATCTAAAGATTGGTTTGATAAAGCCAAAGCAATTTGGCTGTCTTATGAGTTAAATTTAAGTGAGAATAATTTAATTATTTCGAATTATAAAGATGGCGAAAACAGGCTCGTAAAAAGAGAAGCGCAAATTGCTTTAATTACTTTTATGGGATGGAAAAGTTTAAACTCTTTTCCGGATATTACTATTCCTATCTCTTTATGGCAACAAATTCGTATTATAGAAAAACTACAGGAAATTGAAGCACCATTTGATGTTATCGCTTTTGAGAAAGCTTTAAAAGCGGATAATCACATCACCAGAGAATTGATGGTTAGAATTATAAAAAACTTTAAACTGCATCATTATATCGATTATGTAAACGAGCAGCTTAACTCAGATAATAAACAGCTCGCTAAGGTTGCGCTAGAAGCACTAGATCAATTAGATCCAAATCACCTTGGGCTAAAACAAATTGAACAAAGGTTGCCAGAAGCACCAGAACTTATGCAAAGAGCAGTAAGTAGTAATTATCAACACGTTTCTAAATAAATATAAATATGCACAGTTTTTACCATTCTATTATAGAGTTTATGTTTTTGTTTTATGGAGTAAGTCTATTTGCTATTTACACAAGTATCGTTATTCTATCTAAAAAAGCAGTTAAACGTAACCGACAAGAAGCCAGTTTTTTAGATATAAATTTAGTAAAAGGCGCCAAAGATCTTCCTTCTATAACACTTGTTGCTCCTGCTTTTAATGAAGGAAAAACAATTATTACAAATGTAAGATCGCTACTATCTCTTCAATACCCATTATATGAGTTAATCATATCTAATGATGGTAGTACAGATGATTCTTTAAAACAATTAATTCGTGTTTTTAATTTGGAAGCCATTCCTTTTTACAAAGGTGCTAAAGAAATTAAAACAGCTCCCATAAGAGCTATTTATAAAAGTAACAATCCTAAATATGCAAGTTTAACCGTAATAGACAAAAAGAACGG is a window of Polaribacter litorisediminis DNA encoding:
- a CDS encoding response regulator — encoded protein: MSKKILLVYNDQGVSFLLKKMLKSPNIDITIKRTYEEVAYAISKNRYNLILTDAVINGNFFFQYIEDLRFNAPKTRIVVMSQMSQSSMTASLEKMGVKDFISLPAPIPAIKELISKYIL